The stretch of DNA TAGGAGGAACAACATGTCTTCCGACACCGTGTACGAGGAGAACGAGAACTGCAAGGAGGAAGCCTACTTGAACATCACGTGCAAGAAGCAACAGAGCCTGAGGGGCGTGAAACGGCGAGCCGAACACGCCGTATCCTCGGAGACGACGCAGAACTCGGAGATTGAGTGCGCGTTGTCGGGCCGCGTAAGCCCGGCGATGATGGCAACCTCGGAGCTCGAGCAGAGACGCTCGAGCATCGAGTTCCAACCGGTCGTTCGGATGATGAAGATCGACGAGCAAGTTGACATGGACCACAGTATTCTTTCGGTGACGATCGCGAGCAACAGACGGTTAAGAAGTTCCAGTTCACCGCGGTCGAACGTTCAGCCGCCGAAAAAACGTTTGAAAACCGGCCGCGGTCAGTTCGGCCGATGGTTGAAGAGTAGCTGAAATAATCCTCGACGGAAGAGGTTGTGCTGTATAGTTTAAATTTCGAGACACAGAGAGAGACATACACACAGATTTTCCACGGGATCTCGCTGGTTGAAATTTACTCTTGTTTACACGGCGTTGTCGCCCAACACGATGAACTCGAATTACTTGCGTCAATCAGTTTTATTAGTAATGTTAAATCGCCGCGTTGGGCGACACCCCCTGTACGCCCTGCGAACTTGTACATtatgtataaaacattattTGTGTACGTAGAGAATAGTATTTAATGCTATTGGCACCCATCGAtagaattttattaatatttcttcaTAGTGTCTTTTCCGATACTGGGTTCGATCGAGAACCactgtacattctttaaatatatGCAGTCTTTGCGTTCTCGAACGAGGCATTCTCGTCGTTTCTATGTTTTCACTGTGTTCGTAAAAGACTCGTCATCATTTTGCTTTTGCACGGTACAACGGCGCGCGAAATATCTTTAGTGTGGAACGGATGATTTTGTCATTCGCGAAAGCAATTTCCTGAAATCACGCGAGACTGCATACAAAGCTTTATCGTAGCGTACTGACCATGTTCTGTTACAAAACGCGCATCATTGTATGTAACATTAACTATTAAATTCCCTCGCGGAGGGTCCacctaaatattttatttcgaagaaaaataattgtaagCCTTTCATGATTACAAAAAAAGAGATGACTATTAAAGATATGAATTTTCCATTAAAACTGAAAGAAAACCTTGTTACATGCATTTTCCTGCCCTTTTATTCGTTGCCAATGGTTttacaatgttttttttttgtacattgATCGAGTgataaattatttgagatttTCACGTTTCTCGAACTCTTCTTTTAAGGCTGccaatttcttttgtttctgtttctttttcaaGCTATCCTGTTTCATAAGCGTTTCTTCTTGATTTCTTAACGAATTTTCACCGTTAATTAAATCATCTAATTTCGTCAACATATTCGCTCTGGCTATTTCTCTATTTTTAAACACACTTCTAGTTTCATGACATTTTACAATTAATCCAGTCGGTGTGTGCTTCAAAACGACCGCATTGTTCGTTTTATTAGTTGCTTGGCCACCAGGTCCGGATCCCCTCACGAATTGTTCTTCGAGATCATTTTCGTCCAGTTTAGGCACATTTGAGTTGTCTAAGAAGCGTTTATAAGATTTATGCCGTACTTGATTACTGTAGTTGAAAGGTCCGATTAATTCTCGGCTGTTTTTACAACCTAACTCAACATTTCTGTGAGTCAACGAGGATATGTAAATAACCAACTTATGAATGAAATAATCATTGTTTAATGaatgtttaaacatttttactaCTGTACAATTACAAGCTTCGCTTCCTCATAACTAATTATACAACACGTTGATCCAACAAAAGTTTCTGCcctttctgaaaaaaatttatcaATTTAAATTCCTTAGGTTTTAGGTTAAGCGAAATACAGAAGCCATTAAATGCAAGTGAAACAACCATTGACGCAATACAGGTGCATTCATGATTCAACAAATTGGGGACCGCGTCAACAAGGATAATTAAAGTTAATGTTTACCTGAAACTGAAAATTTATCTCTTGCTCATCAGTCAATtgtttattttgtgtaaaactATGACGAATTCTAGCTCGAAAGTATAATTTATCCGTATATTTCAAATTTCCACCGTATCGCAACAAGTCTTTATACAATCTTAGAACCATCCGTCTCATTTTGTACTTTTATGTCTTTCAATTATTACATGTATTCATTGTTACTCGAATCGTGGATAATAAGCACTTTAAGAGGTTAGGTTCAGCGCCATGTTGCAACAAACACATGTATGTGTGAACAGTACACACAAACATGACTATTTAAATGCATAcataattatttgttattctaaaaatacagaaaaaaaCGATAGAATAAATTAAACGTTCATGTATAAAGCAatagtttattaaaaaaatttatactcCAAgcgaaaattgttttaaaaaatttcataaatatgATCTTCTAGATTaattcaataattatgaaacggTTGCCCttaaaattcttgaaattcCATCTCGTATAATTTTTGTATTACCCCGACCGGTTCTAATTCTTTCGCTGTTTCCATTATGAGCTCGTCTATCAGTTTATCGGATATCCTGCTCCAAAAATTGGTGTTAGTACAAATTTAAAGGACAATTATTATTCCATGTTCTTACCATGCTACGATATCCCATGGTTTATTCTGTGTATTGCTAGAATACATTGGTTTCGATTGGCACACTTTTTTGTACTCGTTTCTATATGCTAAAATTCGTTGTTCGGTTTCcttcgaaataaaaagtttcAATTTGTGCTTGGTATTCGGACGCGTTGCTTTTCTGTCACcgagcatctaaaaaaaaatgaaacgtaATCTTTGTTTAGGGAAGAATCGAATACCAGGATGGCCCAAATATTCAATAGCATCACTTACATTTATCGCAGTCTCGTCTGCCTGACACGAAACATCGCATTGTCTTGTGTTAGAATTTTTATCCGTGGACGTCATACAAATCAATTGTACATTGTTATTGTGCTTCTGAATTTCAGATAAGCTATCACAATACggaaaatatttgttcttaTTTTACCTAAGTGAgacgaatttttattattatattttatttacctATCCgctgtaaaatatttacaaccACCATCCGTTAAAGGTGCTTGAGTATCAGAATCTTTAGGGGATTGATACTTTTGTAGAAACTTCACTAGCGTTCCCATAGATGTTTCAGACAGAGGCTGTGTTTGCAAGTCTGTCTTCTATGAAAAATTTGACAAATGATTTAATACACAATTCAAGCATTCAAATAGACCGTGAACTATGAGAAATacgagaaaatattttactgcgTACACAGTGCTACCTTTTTGGTTATGAGAGTCATTAAATCGCTAACCACAGGAACTAGAGTGGACAGGTGTTCTTTAGTAATTGTCGTCACTTTCTTTACTAAATCATCGTCATTTAAAGTATTTTTTACTCTAGTATCTGTCTCTTTATCTTTCACGTTCCTAGGTTTCCATATTTCAATGAAAGACTTCTTTTCCAATCCTTCAGACTGTTCTACTTTCGTCGCATTACTATGTTTGGTTTGAATTTCTAGATTACTATCCTATTTCACAAAATTACTTTCTTTTTAAACTTATTCTAATTCGTTTCTGTATATTATTGATATATCTTACATTCTCGGAATCGATCGGTACTTCGTCCATCATAGTTTTAATATCATCATCTTTCAAATACTTCATCTTCTTCGTACAATCGATCAGAACG from Halictus rubicundus isolate RS-2024b chromosome 8, iyHalRubi1_principal, whole genome shotgun sequence encodes:
- the LOC143356300 gene encoding mitochondrial translation release factor in rescue, which encodes MFKHSLNNDYFIHKLVIYISSLTHRNVELGCKNSRELIGPFNYSNQVRHKSYKRFLDNSNVPKLDENDLEEQFVRGSGPGGQATNKTNNAVVLKHTPTGLIVKCHETRSVFKNREIARANMLTKLDDLINGENSLRNQEETLMKQDSLKKKQKQKKLAALKEEFEKRENLK
- the LOC143356301 gene encoding mitochondrial ribosome and complex I assembly factor AltMIEF1-like — protein: MRRMVLRLYKDLLRYGGNLKYTDKLYFRARIRHSFTQNKQLTDEQEINFQFQKGQKLLLDQRVV